The genomic window TGCTGTACTTCAGAGCATCAACGAAACAATTCACAGACCCCTTCAAGAAATGAAGAAAAATCGAACCTCTAGATTATGGCTTCAGTATACAGAAATGATTCAGATCCTTAGACAGTTTATCAAAGCAGAACGGACTGGCGATTGGGAATTGCATTTAAAAAGTGTTAAAGATATGCTGCCTTACTTGGCTGCCTCTGGTCACAACTTGTATACTAAATCTGCGTATGTGTATCTAATGATGATGCAACAACTTGAAATAGATCATCCGGAAGCTTTTGCTGCTTTCAAAGATGGCCATCATGTAATGAGACGTAGTGACAGATATTGGGCAGGATTGTCATCAGATCTTATGATTGAGCAAGTGCTCATGAGGAGTGTAAAAACAGCAGGAGGACTGACACGTGGCCGTGGAATGGGCGAAAGTCAGAGATCACAGTGGCTTTTGTCCATGCCCGCTTGTGCAGACATGAATCAAGCTATTCAAGAGCTCACAGGTGTAGGTTACTACACAAGTGATCAGCACAAGGAAGAATCAATTGCACGTCAAAAACGAGACAGAGAAGACATTATGTCAATTCTAACATTTATGAAAGAACGCAGTCCATTCACTGGAGACAGTTCACTGCGAAATATTGAAACTGGAGTAACAGCTGATAGCTCTGTAAATGTAAACTCAAAAGATGTGGGGACAGCGATAATAGAATCTCTCGTTGGACTAtactttcaagaaaaaaaatcaagtaatAACTTTAAATAGCAAAACTAGTATCAAAGTAGACGGGGAATTAATACAAGTCGACCCACAGCTACTGTTTCAAAGATGCACCACCATAGCTAATGGGCTATTTGAAGACATATCAGAAATATTCAAATATGAACTCTGTAGTGTTCCATCTTCGTTATTTGACAATAATGGCTTACCAAGACAGGcaaataaatcaattctagcaGACTCAATTTGGGACTTTGATGGATGCGGAAGTTTGGAAACAGGCACCAATGTTCACCATGTATTAGATGGTGGGTCTCTCATACATCGCATACCTTGGACAAAGGGAAACTCATTCAATAGTATTTGTCAAGCGTATATTGATTACGTTAAAAGCCACTACTCTGAAGCAACTATTGTATTTGATGGTTATCCAGATGTACCTACTGTCAAAGATATTACTCACATACGACGATCAAAAGGATGTATTTCTCCCAAAATAAATTTTTCGGCTGAAATGCCCTGCAAAACTAAAAAGGATGCATTCTTGTCAAATGAAGAGAACAAACAACGATTTATCAACCTGCTAAGTGCAAAATTTGAGACAAGTAATTATGCAGTAGTCCATGCCTTTGACGATGCCGACTTGAATATAGTTCAGACAGCAGTCTCAATTTCGGAAGAACAACATGTTGTAGTTATAGGTGAAGACACAGATTTGCTTGTTTTACTTTGCTATCATGCCATGATGCACAACAAAAACGTTTATTTCAAGTCAGAACCGAAGCAAAGTATTCAAAAGATCCGAATATGGGATATCAAAAAGACAAAGAAACATATGGGTGAAGCTATCTGTCGGTTGTTGCCGTTTATACATGCATTTAGTGGGTGCGACACGACATCACGAATGTTTGGGTTAGGAAAAGGAGCACTATTGAAAACAGTTAAATCATCTACATATTTACAAGATCAATCACAGCTTTTCCTTCAGAAATCAAGTAAAGATCAGGTTGTCAAAGCTGGAGAAGAGGTTTTAGTTGATTTGTACAGCGGTGTTCAGTCAGTAGAAGGCTTAGATTTACTTCGATACAGGAAATTTGCGTCAAAGGTCGTTGTAGGGAACATTTTTGTTCAAGTACACACTCTACCGCCAACATCGGATGCAGCTAAACTACATAGCATGAGAACCTACTATCAAACACAAATTTGGATTGGAGAAGGACATGATTTAGATCCTAACCAATGGGGTTGGTATACATCAGAGAATAAACTTATGCCTGTTAGATGTTTATTACCACCTGCACCCCAAAAACTGCTGAAAGTAATACGATGTAACTGCAAACAGAACTGTGATTCAAGAAGATGTTCGTGTCGAAAACATGGAATTGACTGTTCTGCTAGTTGCGGCGAGTGTCGTGGCATTAACTGTTCAAATTCCAGCATAGTAACACAAAGTGATTTGGACGAAGTTTAGAATTTCTTTTGTTGTGTATGGGGGGGAAATGGCTATGACTATGATTTCAATGAAAAAAGATGTTATTTTCGAtgaaaaatttgttattttaatgaaaaatttgttattttaatgaaaaatttgtTCAATGAAATTTGCATTTTTAACTCAAGTAATGGACCACAAATTTATAGTTTACAATATAATGCCTTTATATTTATAACACAATTAAAAAGGAACAATACAAATCCAAAACACAAACAGTTTCATTGATGTACTGCCAAATTaattatttaaagcatatttcCAGTTTTCCTGGATTTTTCCATAAAATCTCCCATTTTTACCCAAAAATAACTTTTTTGACATATATATGTCCTTTCTTGCTAAAGctaatttctttttatatcattGTCAATTGAATCACACACTGTTGgaatgattttactacaaaatAAACTTGTTCTAGTCTATTTCCAGTTTTCAGcgatttttctataaaaaccTGTAGTTTACCCCAAAAATATCGTTTTTCCGCACTTCAGATTTTGCAAGACTTTTGATATGTGATAGAGGCCATATAAACCTTTAAAATGAGACCAAATTTCTTTCTGTTGCAATTTGTTTGAGGTTGAGCTATTTTTGGGGTAGAATGACTGGACTATTAAATGATTTATATTCTAATCAGACTTATTGTGCCTCAATGTCATTTAAGAACCCTAATTGCAACAGAGAAACCTGAAATCGAAGAGAAATTGGTACAGAGAAAAATATGTGAATGAAACTTAGAACATGTACAGAACCTCCGCCTTTTATATTATTCATCTTCCCTTACTGAAATTGATTTCTTTCTACTCCaaagtttgaattgtttaattattttgataatttcttgAAATTATAGCTTTCGATAGCTTATCAACATATTGAATTGTATCATTTTGTTTTCAACAATTCTGTTGTCTCTGTTGATCTCAATCATGGTTGAAAcccttgcaaaaaaaaaagattttttttagagaAGATTGTTCAAGTGTATTAGTATAAATGGTTGAACACagctacatttgtacatactttTTTTAGTACCTTTTAGAATTAAAAATGAACAAAGATATGATACTATTGTTAACGACATAAGTTTAAGTGTATTTTGTAGTACTGAATTTGTTCTAACTAACACGTTTTCCACTGTCTCCTTGTATCGCATTGTTATGTGTGACAACTCTTTTACCATTTCCGTACATATCTGTAAGTATTATTGGACTTTCAGTGAcaggggggctaggatgaaatttgaaaaaaataggcaggacaggagttttgagtaaaaaaagtcaggatgagacaattgccaaaaaaaaaaagtcaggacgacaatttaggtaaaaaaagtcaggataaactaaaaaaaaaagcaggaccaaacagagtgaaaaataaaaaggcaggacagagattacagctaaaaaaatgcaggacaaaatttttcatcctagccccccccccccataaaaatcaaatggtagttcCCTTATGAATCTTTCTAAACATTTATCattctttaaaacataaaattaagtTCACTTTGTATCACACCATAAACTGTTAGTcgatatatttatacttttatcgTTTTCATTCTGCATGAGTTTGAAACCATATTCTGTGTctttcaacaacaacaacaactttcttttttaaactatcttttaaaggagaggagacgtcaaaagtttgcttcaaacacgtgcgtcgcaaagttgtaaataaattatgtatgtgacatttagcgcAAGCCAtgtaaccatatcattttgtcaaacaattcaatcaacacctttattaattagtccttttgCTAtcaaatgcaatcagctgattattgattttctgtccaaatcttaatgaggtcaaggtgaattccaagtattgtctgatcggggaaagtccgagaaactcgaataaagtaaataaacaagatggaggaaaataaatcgttatacatgtatatatttttttcgccaaattctttcgcaaatgatgaATTTGTATCgcatcaattattattttatcgcaaagtgcgaaaatggcgaccgccagcggaaaccctgaaCATGTATAACTCAATATGTTCATatgtacaaatgttttttttttggcattgctTAACCTTTCTTTTTTTTGTGGTAGGTATGTGGAAATTGTTCTGACGGACTCGCACTTGTTTTTAGATTGAGCAACACTGTTTATAACACTACAATGTTGATTTGTTGCTAAGGTTGATTTCTTTTCCCTTTCCCGTTCATTTGTCAAGACATATACACTCTGTTAAGttttttataaatctaaattATGACCTCATATGGTCATAACGTCACTAAAGCGATTATGACTTCACCAAAACAGCTCCATTGTCCCTATTGGAACACACACACAAATAACTCCAAGGTACCTAGTACTTGTTGGATTTTAAAACGTAAATCTGGATTAGAAACGTCTGTGAATGATCTTAAcggtaaaagaaaaaaattgttttctttcaatgaaattaacaattaacaaacaatcaatcatcaggttcataaagatttaaaaaaacaaccaacACAAGATTTTCAGGATTTATCATCTAAAGTCAGTAAGATGATACAGGTCTATGACAGgtaaattcaatgttttaaagGTGAATAGAACACATGgcttttttgtacttttttccttaaaaaaGAGGTTTGTGTTAAGAGAGAATTACATAAGTAATTGGTAAAGTGACTGACCTGGCATATACTGAATGTGGCTGTTGTTAAAAATTCGTAATCGTTACCCTACCAAACCAAGACCGTGGTGGAAAACCGCAACAAACGATAAAGTGTTAGAATTAGTTGGTAATGGTTCGACTCATCAGATTTATTCCATCTCAATTTAAACGAGACTTTTTATacggaaataaaataaaatgaacaaactaTACGAAGTAATGGCAACACAATTTTATTCGAAAGCAACTGATTTCGTAGAGAACGATGATTACTAATTGATGGTaaaggtattctatctagtccttcgtgtaactcggtgaatgtgatgaatattttcaactcgactcctcgacgtagacgcagtcatggtcatcgtcattatacatcaccttctctgcatgatgtctctattaatgacttgctgtcattcatacaaaagtagttaggtattcatcacattcgcacgaaactttatacATTACccttttcaaaacttcattctcttttcaatttatgtttggaatccactgttacaaaccctcattcaaaccaatacaaacttcaagctataatttcggatattgcaagtcacagacttttcaaaccagttcgcattggaaaagatgaaaaagagaaaagatcttttctaaatctttcctttgccaacaaaggtctcgagggcgtcaacctaggcaatatccttcatcataaattagttcaatcgaaaatacctcctatttcaaagaccagtctgtaccaataatttcttatacctataccaaacctattgcaactaaaattttcaattacaaacgcgttttgcagaatctcgatattgacgacttcaagtctaaacctcctgattgcacttgtgctagttaccaattcacatataatcctgctggccacgttattaccggtgaccttaacattgttaaaaacacttctctacgaaatgtgttatcgaaaggtccgaaatatcgtgagcctaaatccatcaattggaaatacaactttaaaattttgatggactcagtcgaggattatgccaggcaatgggctaaacgtgaaaaggaagacgtagaccctctatccgaatggattaaggcagtgaggtcgttaatacaaatcagaattaagaaactgaatgggtccatcaatgcccatgctacgtcaatctttaaagacccaaatgtttctaaacacttatccgacctccatgataaatatgttgttgtcccagcagacaaagccccaaataacatcgtttttttctgtaaaagtcactacattaattgcttgataaacgaattaggtatagacaattcacttggaaactcaacatataccctcacgacacttaccaaagaggaaatcctggataatcataggtctgttctttgctcctttggtatttcaaccaacgatgaagaactggatcttccattactgtattgaatacttaaacttcataagtgtccttacaaacaacggtatattgctgggtcttccaagtgctccacgaaacctctttctaaattattaacatctattttatcagcaatcaaagaagggcttcaaagttattgtgaaactgcctattctagaggtggtgtgaatcagatgtggatacttaaaaattccaaagatcttttagagcacatacaatctaactctctttcatcttgtaacagtattaaaacatttgacttttctactcttaacacaagtattccacattccaaactaaaagacaaattgaaagagttggtattactttgcttcataaaaaagaatggccaacgtagatacaagtatcttgtcttagggagggataaatcatactttgtaaagaatcactctgattcaaacaaaaaattctctgaaaccgatgatATCAAGATGcatgatttcttgattgacaacatatttgtaacgttcggaggacgtgtttttcaacagactgtcggcatcccaatggaaacaaactgtgcccctctacttgccgagttgtttctttattattatgaggctgacttcatgcaggaacttcttaagaagaaagataagaagttagcaatatcctttaactctactttccgctatatagatgacgttctttcactaaacaattcaaaatttggtgactatgtggaacgcatctatcccatcgaattggagacaaaggatactacagatacagttaagtcggcttcatatcttgatttacatctagaaattgacaatgagggtcggttgaaaacaaaactttacgacaaaagaaatgatttcagctttctaattgtgaactttccattgctaagtagcaacattccagcatacggggtatatatctcccaattgatacgatattcccttgcttgcatttcctatcatgatttacttgatagagggttactgctcacagggaagctattaaaccaagagttccaaatggtgaagttgaaatcatcccttcgtaaattttacggacgccatcacgagttggttgaccgttatggaataaccgtttcacaaataatatcggatatgttccttacgtcgtaactacaatccccttccctttcatgaatgtgacctaccgaattagactatttaccggatttgtaatcacataagcaacacgacgggtgccacatgtggaacatgatctgcttacccttctggagcacctaagatcacccctagtttgtggtggggttcgtgttatttaatatttagttttctatgttgtgtcatgtgtactattgtttttctgtttgtctttttcattttagccatggcgttgtcagtttgttttagatttatgagtttgactgtccctttggtatctttcgtccctcctttactCAAACCAATA from Mytilus galloprovincialis chromosome 5, xbMytGall1.hap1.1, whole genome shotgun sequence includes these protein-coding regions:
- the LOC143076942 gene encoding uncharacterized protein LOC143076942, whose product is LDYTFKKKNQVITLNSKTSIKVDGELIQVDPQLLFQRCTTIANGLFEDISEIFKYELCSVPSSLFDNNGLPRQANKSILADSIWDFDGCGSLETGTNVHHVLDGGSLIHRIPWTKGNSFNSICQAYIDYVKSHYSEATIVFDGYPDVPTVKDITHIRRSKGCISPKINFSAEMPCKTKKDAFLSNEENKQRFINLLSAKFETSNYAVVHAFDDADLNIVQTAVSISEEQHVVVIGEDTDLLVLLCYHAMMHNKNVYFKSEPKQSIQKIRIWDIKKTKKHMGEAICRLLPFIHAFSGCDTTSRMFGLGKGALLKTVKSSTYLQDQSQLFLQKSSKDQVVKAGEEVLVDLYSGVQSVEGLDLLRYRKFASKVVVGNIFVQVHTLPPTSDAAKLHSMRTYYQTQIWIGEGHDLDPNQWGWYTSENKLMPVRCLLPPAPQKLLKVIRCNCKQNCDSRRCSCRKHGIDCSASCGECRGINCSNSSIVTQSDLDEV